In uncultured Treponema sp., one genomic interval encodes:
- a CDS encoding sugar ABC transporter ATP-binding protein — MDDIVLEIKNLSKSFAKNKVLDGINLTVKKGTVLGLMGENGAGKSTMMKCLFGIYAKDEGSISLLGKPINFKNPKEALENGVAMVHQELNQCLDRTVTDNLFLGRYPTRAGIVDEAKMLKEANSLFASLSMNVNPKTIMRTMSVSQRQMVEIAKAVSYDAKIIVLDEPTSSLTEREVNKLFSIVDDLRNKGVSFVYISHKMDEIFQICNEVAVLRDGKMILSKSVESTDMNELISAMVGRSLDKRFPDVDNTPGEDFLEVRGLTTKYEPILEDISFTVKKGEIFGLYGLVGAGRSELLESLFGIRTIASGEIIMDGKKLHFKNSKDAMDYSFALVTEERKLNGMFGKDTIQFNTTITNLDSYKTFGVLSNRKMQEAANREIKTMHTKCVSADELISSLSGGNQQKVIIGKWLERQPQVFLLDEPTRGIDVGAKYEIYQLIINMAKEGKTIIVVSSEMPEILGITNRIAVMSNHRLAGIVNTKETDQEALLRLSAKYL; from the coding sequence ATGGACGATATAGTTCTGGAAATAAAAAATCTTTCAAAGTCATTTGCAAAGAACAAGGTCCTTGACGGTATAAATCTTACTGTAAAAAAAGGCACAGTGCTTGGGCTTATGGGCGAAAACGGAGCCGGAAAATCCACAATGATGAAGTGCCTTTTTGGTATTTACGCAAAGGATGAAGGTTCAATTTCGCTTTTGGGAAAGCCCATAAACTTTAAGAATCCAAAGGAAGCTCTTGAAAACGGAGTCGCAATGGTGCATCAGGAGCTTAACCAGTGCCTTGACCGAACCGTTACAGACAACCTTTTTCTTGGTCGCTATCCAACGAGGGCGGGAATTGTTGACGAAGCTAAGATGCTCAAGGAGGCGAACAGCCTTTTTGCTTCGCTTAGCATGAATGTAAATCCAAAGACCATTATGCGCACAATGTCTGTTTCCCAAAGGCAGATGGTGGAAATTGCAAAGGCGGTTTCTTACGACGCAAAAATAATAGTTCTTGATGAGCCAACGTCTTCACTTACGGAGCGTGAGGTCAATAAGCTTTTTTCTATAGTAGATGACCTTAGAAACAAGGGAGTTTCGTTTGTTTATATTTCGCACAAGATGGACGAAATTTTCCAGATTTGCAACGAAGTCGCTGTTCTTCGGGACGGAAAGATGATTCTTTCAAAGTCTGTTGAGTCAACCGACATGAACGAGCTTATCTCTGCAATGGTCGGTCGCTCTTTAGACAAACGTTTCCCGGATGTGGACAATACTCCGGGCGAAGATTTCCTTGAAGTCCGCGGACTTACCACAAAGTATGAGCCAATTCTTGAAGATATTTCATTTACTGTAAAAAAAGGCGAAATTTTCGGATTGTACGGACTTGTCGGAGCTGGACGCAGCGAGCTTCTGGAATCTTTGTTCGGAATCAGAACGATTGCTTCCGGCGAAATTATAATGGACGGAAAAAAACTTCATTTTAAAAACAGCAAGGATGCGATGGACTATAGTTTTGCGCTTGTTACCGAGGAACGCAAGCTGAACGGAATGTTCGGAAAAGACACAATCCAGTTCAACACAACGATTACAAACCTTGACAGCTACAAGACATTCGGCGTGCTTTCAAACCGCAAGATGCAGGAGGCCGCCAACCGCGAAATAAAAACCATGCACACAAAATGCGTTTCAGCTGACGAGCTTATAAGTTCTCTTAGCGGCGGAAACCAGCAGAAAGTTATAATCGGAAAATGGCTTGAACGCCAGCCGCAGGTATTTTTGCTTGACGAGCCTACGCGCGGAATTGACGTTGGCGCAAAGTATGAAATCTACCAGCTGATTATAAACATGGCGAAAGAAGGAAAGACAATAATCGTTGTTTCAAGTGAAATGCCTGAAATCTTGGGCATTACAAACAGAATCGCCGTTATGTCAAACCACCGCCTTGCAGGAATTGTAAATACAAAAGAAACGGATCAGGAAGCCTTGCTTAGACTTTCTGCAAAATACTTATGA
- a CDS encoding alpha/beta hydrolase, with product MNCEVKELSMSDGNVNFVYHWIPAETEAVVVLSHGMAEHAARYARFAEFLGKNKIALIAEDHRGHGKTGLKSQADGTGTLGFLADKDGFNRVTEDIHEEILYAKKLFPGKKIFLLGHSFGSFIAQNAIEKYGNEIDKAVICGTAGPRPLTVAFANFIGGIVKFFEGAKKQSRFMNLLTFGLSNSKIKNLRTDFDWLSRDKDEVDLYIKDELCGFDATNGFLCDIYSGLRQIHKKSSILKIPKELPVFLVAGTADPVGSYGKTVKKLFDCYKKSGMKNVSMRLYEGARHELFNEINREEVMDVILRFLQS from the coding sequence ATGAATTGTGAAGTCAAAGAACTTTCCATGTCTGACGGAAATGTAAATTTTGTTTATCATTGGATTCCGGCGGAAACTGAAGCTGTTGTGGTTTTGAGCCACGGAATGGCTGAACACGCTGCACGTTATGCTCGTTTTGCGGAATTTCTTGGAAAGAACAAAATTGCGCTGATTGCAGAAGATCACAGAGGACACGGAAAGACCGGTTTGAAATCTCAGGCTGACGGAACTGGAACGCTTGGTTTTCTTGCGGATAAAGACGGATTCAACCGGGTAACAGAAGACATTCACGAAGAAATTTTGTATGCAAAAAAACTTTTCCCCGGAAAAAAGATTTTTCTTTTGGGACATAGCTTTGGCTCGTTTATTGCCCAGAATGCAATTGAAAAATATGGAAATGAAATTGACAAGGCTGTTATTTGCGGAACTGCTGGACCTAGACCTTTGACTGTTGCCTTTGCAAATTTTATCGGCGGAATTGTAAAGTTTTTTGAAGGCGCAAAAAAGCAAAGCCGTTTTATGAATCTTTTGACTTTTGGACTTTCAAATTCAAAAATAAAAAATCTCCGCACAGATTTTGACTGGCTTTCAAGAGACAAAGATGAAGTTGACCTTTATATAAAAGATGAGCTTTGCGGTTTTGATGCTACAAATGGATTTTTGTGCGACATATATTCAGGATTGCGCCAGATTCACAAAAAAAGCAGCATCTTGAAAATTCCAAAAGAATTGCCAGTTTTTCTTGTTGCTGGAACTGCTGATCCTGTCGGCTCTTACGGAAAAACTGTAAAAAAACTTTTTGACTGCTACAAAAAATCCGGCATGAAAAATGTTTCAATGCGACTTTATGAAGGTGCGCGCCATGAGCTTTTTAACGAAATAAATCGCGAAGAAGTCATGGACGTCATTCTGCGTTTTTTGCAAAGCTAG
- a CDS encoding divergent PAP2 family protein encodes MNLKEQLHLFFSQPAFLACLFSWLSAQLVKTLIKLFSGKVHSLKELFELLLWRTGSMPSSHSALVATLCTTIGFRSGVNSDVFILSLGFYLVTIRDAVGVRRANGIQAAMLNKIGRLLAAKNIIEEVKPIKEVQGHTPAEVIIGSLLGFFIGLAFSV; translated from the coding sequence ATGAATTTAAAGGAACAGCTCCATTTGTTTTTTTCTCAGCCTGCTTTTTTGGCGTGCTTATTCAGCTGGCTGTCTGCTCAACTTGTAAAAACTCTTATAAAGCTTTTCTCTGGAAAAGTTCATAGTTTAAAAGAATTGTTCGAACTTCTTTTGTGGCGTACAGGAAGTATGCCGTCTAGCCATTCCGCGCTTGTAGCTACGCTTTGCACTACGATTGGCTTTCGTTCTGGCGTTAACAGCGATGTTTTTATTCTTTCACTTGGTTTTTATTTGGTTACAATCCGCGATGCCGTTGGAGTTCGCCGCGCAAATGGAATTCAGGCTGCAATGCTCAACAAAATAGGTCGTCTTCTTGCTGCAAAAAATATAATTGAAGAAGTAAAGCCGATAAAGGAAGTTCAGGGCCATACTCCGGCGGAAGTCATTATCGGTTCGTTGCTTGGCTTTTTTATCGGACTTGCGTTCAGTGTTTAA
- a CDS encoding galactoside ABC transporter permease, whose product MNENASVAEIKSLDEDEKLRGYSETLHNLRKDGVNKIADLKQEIFSLKKSKMIDSAEKQRLISEKKEGIEKAKEIAAKNKAEEIRVEKEAVAYANTISKEYIAQVVRSENESIAKHKQDFAQEILKIKSESAEKESKLKSSGMDSAALKEEIATLKYETKSALFDAKSRLSSAVGRCKDAKNQAFVNHVQKNRSLRNGKNKFSEDFVLNLNDYIYKFKLSKFFLDNGLYLAILVFFIVCIILAPISGNGNLLSLPNIFTILEQSSTRMFYALGVAGLILLAGTDLSVGRMVALGAVVTGLVLHPGQNIVTFFGMGPWDFTAIPMAVRVIMALFSSVFLCVLFSAFAGVFSARLKIHPFISTLATQLIIYGLLFFGTSGTPVGSIDSGIKDVFGGRWVLGVINGELVTFPKLIIPAAIAIVVAWFIWNKTTFGKNMYAVGGNAEAASVSGISVFKVTLGVFIMAGIFYGFGAFFEAFKANASAGTGQGYELDAIAACVVGGISFNGGIGKIGGAVLGVIIFTSLTYCLTFLGIDTNLQFVFKGFIIIAAVALDSIKYLKRK is encoded by the coding sequence ATGAACGAAAATGCATCTGTTGCAGAAATAAAGTCTCTGGATGAAGACGAAAAACTCCGCGGATATTCCGAAACTCTGCATAATCTTCGAAAAGACGGAGTGAACAAAATTGCCGACTTGAAGCAGGAAATTTTCTCGCTGAAAAAAAGCAAGATGATTGATTCTGCCGAAAAACAGCGTTTAATTTCAGAAAAAAAAGAAGGAATTGAAAAAGCAAAGGAAATCGCGGCAAAAAACAAGGCGGAAGAAATCCGTGTTGAAAAAGAAGCCGTTGCCTATGCGAACACAATTTCAAAGGAATACATCGCTCAGGTTGTTCGCTCTGAAAATGAATCCATTGCAAAGCATAAGCAGGATTTTGCGCAGGAAATATTGAAGATAAAATCTGAATCCGCGGAAAAAGAAAGCAAGCTGAAATCTTCTGGAATGGATTCCGCCGCTTTAAAAGAAGAAATTGCGACTCTGAAATATGAAACAAAATCAGCTTTGTTCGATGCAAAAAGCCGCTTGTCTTCCGCAGTTGGAAGATGCAAGGACGCAAAAAATCAGGCATTTGTAAATCATGTTCAAAAAAACAGAAGCCTGCGCAACGGAAAAAACAAGTTTTCAGAAGACTTTGTGCTTAACTTGAATGACTATATTTATAAGTTCAAGCTTTCAAAATTTTTCCTTGACAACGGACTTTACCTTGCGATTCTTGTGTTCTTTATAGTCTGCATTATTCTGGCTCCTATTTCTGGAAACGGAAATCTTCTTTCGCTTCCGAACATATTTACAATCCTTGAACAGTCTTCAACCCGTATGTTCTATGCTCTTGGAGTTGCGGGGCTTATTCTTCTTGCCGGAACAGACTTGAGCGTAGGCCGAATGGTTGCTCTTGGCGCGGTTGTTACAGGACTTGTGCTTCATCCGGGACAGAATATTGTCACTTTCTTTGGAATGGGACCTTGGGATTTTACTGCGATTCCTATGGCAGTTCGCGTAATAATGGCTTTGTTTTCTTCTGTGTTCCTTTGTGTGCTTTTCAGCGCGTTTGCCGGCGTTTTTTCAGCAAGGCTCAAGATTCATCCGTTTATTTCAACTCTTGCAACCCAGCTTATCATATACGGACTTTTGTTCTTTGGAACAAGCGGAACTCCAGTCGGCTCAATTGACAGCGGAATCAAGGATGTTTTCGGCGGAAGATGGGTTCTTGGAGTTATAAACGGCGAGCTTGTTACGTTCCCTAAACTGATTATTCCTGCCGCGATTGCGATTGTTGTCGCCTGGTTTATCTGGAACAAGACGACGTTCGGAAAAAATATGTATGCTGTAGGCGGAAACGCAGAAGCTGCAAGTGTAAGCGGAATCAGTGTTTTCAAGGTAACTTTGGGCGTGTTTATTATGGCAGGAATTTTCTACGGATTCGGCGCGTTCTTTGAAGCTTTCAAGGCAAACGCAAGCGCAGGAACAGGGCAGGGCTATGAGCTTGATGCTATTGCGGCATGTGTTGTCGGCGGAATTTCATTTAACGGCGGAATTGGAAAAATCGGCGGCGCAGTTCTTGGCGTTATAATTTTCACAAGCCTTACTTACTGCCTTACATTCCTTGGAATTGACACGAACCTTCAGTTTGTATTTAAGGGATTTATAATTATTGCGGCGGTTGCGCTTGACAGCATAAAATATCTTAAGCGGAAATAG
- the trpS gene encoding tryptophan--tRNA ligase — MADEEFDSNKTFLASVERSKQIEADIQVNPQKYRVLTGDRPTGNLHIGHYFGSLQNRVRLAKLGVPTMILIADYQVLTDHDAFDKISQNTKQLVIDYLAAGIEPGENVVIYPHSYIPECNQLMLPFLTLVSNAELSRNPTVKEEIASAGLTNVNAGMYTYPIHQACDILFCKGNVVPVGKDQLPHIELTRNIAKAFNRKFCKNREPVFPLPQALLSKTPSILGLDGSQKMSKSRGNAIFLCSTEDETASLIKKAKTDSERVITYDPVNRPEVANLLMLISLCTKEEPAVIAERIGEKGSGELKKVLAEALNEELRPLRQKRAELEKNPDYIRQVLLDGVEKARAIAIKTLDEVREAMNMKI; from the coding sequence ATGGCAGACGAAGAATTTGACAGCAACAAGACTTTTTTGGCGTCAGTGGAACGCTCAAAGCAGATAGAAGCAGATATTCAAGTAAATCCGCAGAAATACAGGGTTCTTACAGGCGACCGTCCGACTGGAAATCTTCACATCGGGCATTACTTTGGCTCTTTGCAGAACAGAGTGCGCCTTGCAAAACTTGGCGTTCCTACAATGATTCTTATTGCGGACTATCAGGTTCTGACCGACCACGATGCGTTTGATAAAATCAGCCAGAACACAAAGCAGCTTGTAATCGATTATCTTGCCGCCGGAATTGAGCCTGGTGAAAATGTTGTAATTTATCCGCACAGTTATATTCCGGAATGCAACCAGCTTATGCTTCCATTTTTGACTTTGGTGAGCAATGCGGAGCTTTCAAGAAATCCGACTGTAAAAGAAGAAATTGCCAGCGCGGGACTTACAAACGTGAACGCCGGAATGTACACATATCCGATTCATCAGGCTTGCGATATTCTTTTCTGCAAGGGAAATGTTGTTCCTGTTGGAAAAGACCAGCTTCCGCATATTGAGCTTACACGGAACATTGCAAAGGCTTTCAACCGGAAATTCTGCAAGAACCGCGAGCCTGTTTTTCCTTTGCCGCAAGCATTGCTTTCAAAAACACCGAGCATTCTTGGTTTGGATGGAAGCCAAAAAATGAGCAAGAGCCGTGGAAACGCGATATTCCTTTGCAGCACCGAAGACGAAACCGCCTCTCTTATAAAGAAAGCGAAAACTGATTCAGAACGCGTCATAACTTATGACCCTGTAAACCGCCCGGAAGTCGCAAATCTTCTTATGCTGATTTCTCTTTGCACAAAAGAAGAGCCGGCTGTTATTGCTGAGCGGATTGGAGAAAAGGGAAGCGGTGAGCTTAAAAAAGTTCTTGCTGAAGCCTTGAATGAAGAACTTCGTCCATTAAGACAAAAACGAGCCGAACTTGAAAAAAATCCTGACTATATAAGACAGGTTCTTCTTGACGGCGTGGAAAAAGCGCGCGCAATCGCCATAAAAACTTTAGACGAAGTTCGCGAAGCCATGAACATGAAAATTTAA
- a CDS encoding RluA family pseudouridine synthase has translation MEFIEFEAKEDDNGRRLDKAVKRIFESKGIQPENIFKLIRKTLIKLNNAKSAPEDRIKIGDKIFIADFLLKENAASKNKTEKNSAQKIHGDISVQTAFKNEHLWIINKQSGIEVQPSKNSSFCLADFVAQNTKTSSLSFRPGPLHRIDKFTTGLVAFSQSLQGAKWFSENIKNHSIKKTYLAIVENFLPENEFTINDTIAEKPACTKVKKIAQGTFYGKEISLAKIKIETGRKHQIRIHCASRGFPLLGDKLYGGTKIPNGEFSSCGFFLHAWKLEFPKDNPLLLPNEIYAEIPPLFKKFIENFLKIPTAEFII, from the coding sequence ATGGAATTTATAGAATTTGAAGCGAAGGAGGACGACAACGGAAGACGGCTGGACAAAGCCGTAAAACGAATATTTGAATCGAAAGGAATTCAGCCCGAAAATATTTTCAAGCTCATAAGAAAAACGCTGATAAAACTGAACAATGCAAAGTCAGCTCCAGAAGACAGAATCAAAATCGGAGACAAAATTTTCATAGCGGATTTTTTGCTAAAAGAAAATGCAGCCAGCAAAAATAAAACTGAAAAAAATTCAGCGCAAAAAATTCATGGCGATATTTCAGTTCAAACTGCATTTAAAAACGAACATTTATGGATAATCAACAAGCAAAGCGGTATTGAAGTTCAGCCTTCAAAAAATTCAAGTTTCTGCCTCGCTGATTTTGTCGCGCAAAACACAAAAACATCTTCCCTTTCATTCAGGCCGGGACCGCTTCACAGAATTGACAAATTCACAACCGGACTTGTCGCATTTTCACAGAGCTTGCAAGGCGCAAAATGGTTTTCGGAAAATATAAAAAATCACAGCATAAAAAAAACTTATCTTGCAATTGTTGAAAATTTTCTTCCTGAAAATGAATTTACGATTAATGACACAATTGCAGAAAAACCTGCCTGCACAAAAGTAAAAAAAATCGCGCAAGGAACTTTCTACGGAAAAGAAATTTCACTTGCAAAAATCAAGATAGAAACCGGAAGAAAGCATCAAATTAGAATCCACTGCGCAAGCCGCGGTTTTCCGCTTTTGGGAGACAAACTTTACGGCGGAACAAAAATTCCAAACGGAGAATTTTCTAGCTGCGGATTTTTTCTTCACGCCTGGAAACTGGAATTTCCAAAAGACAATCCTCTTTTGCTTCCAAATGAAATTTACGCAGAGATTCCGCCTTTATTTAAAAAATTTATAGAAAATTTCTTGAAAATTCCCACTGCTGAATTTATAATTTAA
- a CDS encoding glycogen/starch synthase has translation MKILMVTAETVPFAKTGGLADMVSALAIQLTKMGHDVKIVMPRYYKIDRSKLVKLEGPMAIAAGTVETWSAVYTATMPGCEKLPVYFIDHEQCFGRDGVYGVPSETDFHDNPYRFAVLCHGAFQLCRKLGWFPDIIHCHDWSTCLAPVLLKHVCRYCGFEKTASVLTIHNQGYQGQYSKNSFPALGIDWGLYYGAGFEHDGGINFLQAGVSSSDMITTVSPTYAHEIQTAEGGFGMDGLLRARADVIKGILNGADLRQWNPEIDKKIPATYSAKNMAGKAKCKEELQKKMGLEVNPEIPVIGIVTRLVDQKGIAEIFAPTYGSIYQICTDMKVQFAILGSGESWCENEICALQSKLPNLRAYIGYDDALSHLIEAGSDFFLMPSKYEPCGLNQIYSMLYGTLPIVRKTGGLADTVDNYNQQTGDGTGFVFEQLTPRAIYDTVGWAVWAYYNKKDHIKKMQQAGMKKTFGWDEAAEKYVQVYKEALERGCGIRQ, from the coding sequence ATGAAAATTTTAATGGTTACAGCAGAAACAGTTCCTTTTGCAAAAACAGGCGGACTTGCGGACATGGTGAGCGCGCTTGCAATTCAGCTTACAAAAATGGGGCATGACGTAAAAATTGTTATGCCGCGCTACTATAAAATCGACAGAAGCAAGCTTGTAAAACTTGAAGGACCTATGGCGATTGCCGCTGGAACTGTTGAAACTTGGTCTGCAGTTTACACAGCAACAATGCCGGGCTGCGAAAAACTTCCGGTTTATTTTATTGACCATGAGCAGTGTTTTGGAAGAGACGGAGTTTACGGCGTTCCTTCTGAAACTGATTTCCACGACAATCCTTATAGATTTGCTGTTCTTTGCCACGGAGCGTTTCAGCTTTGCCGCAAGCTTGGCTGGTTTCCTGATATAATCCATTGCCACGACTGGTCAACTTGTCTTGCTCCGGTTCTTTTAAAGCATGTTTGCCGTTACTGCGGATTTGAAAAAACTGCGAGCGTTCTTACGATTCACAATCAGGGCTATCAAGGCCAGTATTCAAAAAATTCTTTTCCAGCTCTTGGAATTGACTGGGGACTTTATTATGGCGCGGGCTTTGAGCATGACGGCGGAATAAATTTCTTGCAGGCAGGCGTTTCTTCTTCCGATATGATAACGACTGTTTCGCCGACTTATGCGCATGAGATTCAGACTGCGGAAGGCGGATTCGGAATGGACGGACTTTTGCGCGCAAGGGCTGATGTTATAAAAGGAATCTTGAACGGCGCGGATTTGCGTCAGTGGAATCCGGAAATTGACAAGAAAATTCCTGCGACTTATTCAGCAAAAAATATGGCTGGAAAAGCAAAATGCAAGGAAGAGCTTCAGAAAAAAATGGGTCTTGAAGTAAATCCTGAAATTCCCGTCATTGGAATTGTTACGCGTCTTGTTGACCAAAAGGGCATTGCTGAAATTTTTGCTCCGACTTACGGTTCGATTTACCAAATTTGCACGGATATGAAAGTTCAGTTTGCAATTCTTGGCAGCGGAGAAAGCTGGTGCGAAAACGAGATTTGCGCCTTGCAGTCAAAGCTTCCGAACCTTAGAGCCTACATTGGATATGACGACGCTTTGAGCCATCTTATTGAAGCCGGAAGCGATTTCTTCCTTATGCCTTCAAAATATGAGCCATGCGGTTTGAACCAGATTTATTCAATGCTTTATGGAACTTTGCCAATCGTAAGAAAAACAGGCGGACTTGCAGATACTGTTGATAACTACAATCAGCAGACAGGTGATGGCACTGGATTTGTATTTGAGCAGCTTACTCCTCGTGCTATTTATGATACTGTTGGCTGGGCTGTTTGGGCGTATTACAACAAAAAAGATCATATCAAAAAAATGCAGCAGGCAGGAATGAAAAAAACATTTGGCTGGGATGAAGCTGCTGAAAAATATGTTCAGGTTTATAAAGAAGCTTTGGAACGTGGCTGCGGAATAAGACAATAA
- a CDS encoding pyridoxal phosphate-dependent aminotransferase, whose protein sequence is MPVSPYIKETMSSKTAGVIRKMFEEGLELKKKYGEDNVFDFSIGNPDLDPPEEIFKCIEELAKKREKNFHGYMPNPGYQFAREAMAKKTEAEQGVPVDFSCVVMSVGAAGALNSLFKAIVSEGDNVIVPAPFFTEYRHYVHNYGGNLIEVPAKPDFSLDVDAIASALTEKTAAVLINSPNNPTGRIYSKEEIKKLADALELHAKKCGRKPYLVCDEPYRAIVYDGNSVAPVFPVYDSAIIVTSFAKNLSLPGERIGYICVNPACPDKDEVVAACIFTTRILGYVNAPAFFQRVVAETWNVKVDYSLYKKRRDMLMDVLDEAGVEHIVPEGAFYMWCKAPDSFGADDMAFCDYLKKYNILSAPGSGFGGKGWIRLAYCVSEKSIENSRKAFVKAMKDLEEEK, encoded by the coding sequence ATGCCGGTTTCGCCTTATATAAAGGAAACAATGTCTAGCAAAACTGCTGGCGTAATTAGAAAAATGTTTGAGGAAGGTCTTGAACTTAAGAAAAAATACGGAGAGGACAATGTCTTTGATTTCAGCATAGGAAATCCAGATTTGGATCCGCCGGAAGAAATTTTTAAGTGCATAGAAGAACTTGCAAAAAAGCGTGAAAAAAATTTCCATGGATATATGCCGAATCCTGGCTATCAGTTTGCAAGAGAGGCAATGGCAAAAAAAACAGAGGCGGAGCAAGGCGTTCCAGTTGACTTTAGCTGCGTTGTAATGTCTGTTGGCGCGGCTGGAGCTTTAAATAGTCTTTTCAAAGCGATTGTTTCTGAAGGCGACAATGTTATTGTTCCTGCTCCATTTTTTACAGAATACAGGCATTATGTTCATAATTACGGCGGAAATTTAATTGAAGTTCCTGCAAAGCCTGATTTTTCGCTTGATGTTGATGCGATTGCTTCCGCTTTGACAGAAAAAACTGCCGCTGTTCTTATAAACAGTCCGAACAACCCGACTGGCCGCATTTATTCAAAGGAAGAAATAAAGAAGCTTGCTGATGCTCTGGAACTTCATGCAAAAAAATGCGGAAGAAAACCGTATCTTGTATGCGACGAGCCTTACCGCGCGATTGTTTACGACGGAAATTCTGTTGCTCCAGTTTTTCCAGTTTATGACAGCGCAATTATTGTAACTTCATTTGCAAAAAATTTAAGTCTTCCGGGAGAAAGAATCGGCTACATTTGCGTAAATCCTGCCTGCCCCGACAAGGATGAAGTTGTCGCCGCTTGTATTTTTACAACAAGAATTTTGGGCTATGTAAATGCTCCGGCTTTTTTTCAGCGTGTGGTTGCTGAAACTTGGAATGTAAAAGTTGACTATTCTCTTTACAAAAAACGCCGTGATATGCTTATGGATGTGCTGGACGAAGCTGGAGTTGAGCATATTGTTCCAGAAGGCGCGTTTTATATGTGGTGCAAAGCTCCTGACTCTTTTGGCGCGGACGATATGGCTTTTTGCGATTACTTAAAGAAATACAATATTCTTTCTGCTCCGGGAAGCGGCTTCGGCGGAAAAGGATGGATTCGGCTTGCGTACTGTGTGAGCGAAAAATCAATTGAAAATTCAAGAAAAGCTTTTGTAAAGGCAATGAAAGATTTGGAGGAAGAAAAATGA
- the pcnB gene encoding polynucleotide adenylyltransferase PcnB — protein MLVRYSTDEKGNPVKKAVVYTKDEHCIKRESIDPDAIFIIDCLKKNGFDSYIVGGAVRDLIGGRTPKDFDIVTDATPSRIKKIFRNSRIIGKRFRLVHVFFGTKIFEVSTFRSIIDGSIGNAFGSMDEDVLRRDFTLNALYYDPLKQQVIDYVGGVEDIKKGIVKPVIPIDRIFIEDPVRMIRAVKYGATTGCKLPHKLKKKIRTSAPLLSPVSPSRLTEEFLKIINGGHSFEIVNAALETDLYEYLQPAASNLILENKKFAKAYFENLKKLDEFVKQDHDSRLGERLYFLLKDFVEQLTDWKLEAQSEYSASEIYKRTWAICRNFVLPINPQRTELDFAVRKLLQDAGIQVKTKRAKRTRRLHIQQDVSEQEN, from the coding sequence GTGTTAGTTAGATATTCTACAGATGAAAAAGGAAATCCTGTAAAAAAAGCCGTTGTTTATACAAAAGACGAGCATTGCATAAAGCGGGAATCAATAGACCCGGACGCTATTTTTATCATTGACTGCTTAAAGAAAAACGGTTTTGACTCTTACATTGTCGGAGGAGCTGTAAGAGATCTTATTGGAGGAAGAACGCCAAAGGATTTTGACATTGTAACAGACGCAACTCCAAGCCGCATAAAAAAAATTTTCAGAAACTCACGCATAATCGGAAAAAGATTCAGGCTTGTGCACGTTTTCTTTGGAACAAAAATTTTTGAAGTCAGCACATTCCGCTCGATTATTGACGGCTCAATCGGAAACGCATTCGGATCAATGGATGAAGATGTTTTGCGCCGTGATTTCACATTGAACGCGCTTTACTACGATCCTTTAAAGCAGCAAGTCATCGACTATGTTGGCGGAGTTGAAGACATAAAAAAAGGAATTGTAAAACCTGTAATTCCAATCGACAGAATTTTTATAGAAGATCCCGTAAGAATGATAAGAGCCGTAAAGTACGGAGCTACAACAGGCTGCAAGCTTCCGCACAAGCTAAAAAAGAAAATCAGAACATCTGCCCCGCTTTTGTCGCCAGTTTCTCCTTCAAGGCTCACAGAGGAATTTTTAAAAATAATAAACGGCGGACATTCATTTGAAATTGTAAATGCGGCTTTGGAAACTGATTTGTACGAATATCTTCAGCCGGCAGCCTCAAACCTTATTCTTGAAAATAAAAAGTTCGCAAAGGCATATTTTGAAAATTTAAAAAAACTCGATGAGTTCGTAAAGCAAGACCATGATTCTAGGCTTGGCGAGCGGCTTTATTTTCTTTTAAAGGATTTTGTTGAGCAGCTCACTGACTGGAAACTAGAAGCCCAAAGCGAATATTCAGCATCGGAAATTTACAAAAGAACCTGGGCAATCTGCAGAAACTTTGTGCTTCCGATAAATCCGCAGAGAACAGAACTTGATTTTGCAGTTCGGAAACTTTTGCAGGACGCAGGAATTCAAGTAAAAACAAAACGCGCAAAAAGAACCAGAAGGCTTCACATTCAGCAGGACGTTTCAGAGCAGGAAAACTAG